The Haemophilus parainfluenzae genome window below encodes:
- the groL gene encoding chaperonin GroEL (60 kDa chaperone family; promotes refolding of misfolded polypeptides especially under stressful conditions; forms two stacked rings of heptamers to form a barrel-shaped 14mer; ends can be capped by GroES; misfolded proteins enter the barrel where they are refolded when GroES binds) — MAAKDVKFGNDARVKMLKGVNVLADAVKVTLGPKGRNVILDKSFGAPTITKDGVSVAREIELEDKFENMGAQMVKEVASKANDAAGDGTTTATVLAQAIVNEGLKAVAAGMNPMDLKRGIDKAVSAVVSELKNLSKPCETSKEIEQVGTISANSDSIVGQLIAQAMEKVGKEGVITVEDGTGLDDELAVVEGMQFDRGYLSPYFINKPETATVELDNPYILLVDKKVSNIRELLPVLEGVAKAGKPLLIIAEDIEGEALATLVVNTMRGIVKVAAVKAPGFGDRRKAMLQDIAILTAGTVISEEIGMELEKATLEDLGQAKRVVINKDNTTIIDGVGDEAQIKGRVAQIRQQIEESTSDYDKEKLQERVAKLAGGVAVIKVGAATEVEMKEKKDRVDDALHATRAAVEEGIVAGGGVALVRAATKVAATLKGDNEEQDVGIKLALRAMEAPLRQIVTNAGEEASVVASAVKNGEGNFGYNAGTEQYGDMIEMGILDPTKVTRSALQFAASVAGLMITTECMVTDLPKDDKADLGAAGMGGMGGMGGMM; from the coding sequence ATGGCAGCAAAAGACGTAAAATTTGGTAACGATGCACGCGTAAAAATGCTTAAAGGTGTGAATGTACTAGCAGATGCGGTAAAAGTTACCCTTGGCCCGAAAGGTCGTAATGTAATTTTAGATAAATCATTTGGCGCACCAACTATTACTAAAGACGGTGTGTCTGTCGCACGTGAAATTGAATTAGAAGATAAATTTGAAAATATGGGTGCACAAATGGTGAAAGAGGTTGCCTCTAAAGCCAATGATGCAGCGGGTGACGGTACTACGACTGCAACAGTTCTTGCTCAAGCCATCGTAAATGAAGGCTTAAAAGCTGTGGCTGCAGGTATGAATCCAATGGATTTAAAACGCGGTATCGATAAAGCAGTAAGTGCGGTTGTTTCTGAGCTTAAAAATTTATCTAAACCTTGTGAAACTTCTAAAGAAATTGAGCAAGTTGGGACAATTTCTGCTAACTCAGACAGCATTGTGGGGCAATTAATTGCTCAAGCAATGGAAAAAGTGGGTAAAGAAGGCGTGATTACCGTAGAAGACGGTACAGGTCTTGACGATGAATTAGCGGTTGTGGAAGGGATGCAATTCGATCGTGGTTATTTATCACCTTATTTCATCAACAAACCAGAAACGGCAACTGTTGAATTAGACAACCCATACATTCTTTTAGTAGATAAAAAAGTATCCAACATCCGTGAATTGCTTCCAGTATTAGAAGGTGTGGCAAAAGCGGGTAAACCATTATTAATTATCGCTGAAGATATCGAAGGTGAAGCACTTGCAACTTTAGTAGTGAACACCATGCGTGGTATCGTGAAAGTTGCAGCAGTGAAAGCACCTGGTTTTGGTGATCGTCGTAAAGCAATGTTACAAGATATTGCGATCTTAACTGCTGGTACCGTGATTTCTGAAGAAATCGGTATGGAACTTGAAAAAGCGACATTAGAAGATTTAGGTCAAGCAAAACGTGTAGTCATCAACAAAGACAATACCACGATCATCGATGGTGTAGGTGATGAAGCTCAAATCAAAGGTCGTGTAGCTCAAATTCGTCAACAAATCGAAGAATCAACGTCTGATTATGACAAAGAAAAACTTCAAGAACGCGTGGCTAAACTTGCTGGCGGTGTAGCTGTAATTAAAGTTGGTGCAGCAACTGAAGTTGAAATGAAAGAGAAAAAAGATCGAGTGGACGATGCATTACACGCAACTCGAGCCGCAGTTGAAGAAGGTATTGTTGCCGGTGGTGGTGTTGCATTAGTTCGTGCAGCAACTAAAGTCGCGGCAACCTTAAAAGGTGATAATGAAGAACAAGATGTAGGTATCAAACTTGCATTACGTGCAATGGAAGCACCACTTCGTCAAATCGTCACTAACGCAGGTGAAGAAGCATCTGTTGTGGCAAGTGCGGTTAAAAATGGTGAAGGTAACTTCGGTTATAATGCAGGTACCGAACAGTACGGTGATATGATCGAAATGGGTATTTTAGATCCAACTAAAGTCACTCGTTCAGCGTTACAATTCGCAGCTTCTGTAGCGGGCTTAATGATTACCACAGAATGTATGGTGACCGATCTTCCAAAAGATGATAAAGCCGATTTAGGTGCTGCTGGAATGGGCGGTATGGGAGGCATGGGTGGAATGATGTAA
- a CDS encoding co-chaperone GroES, with protein MNIRPLHDRVIIKREEVETRSAGGIVLTGSAATKSTRAKVLAVGKGRILENGTVQPLDVKVGDTVIFNDGYGVKSEKIDGEEMLIISENDILAIVE; from the coding sequence ATGAATATTCGTCCTTTACACGATCGTGTAATCATTAAACGTGAAGAAGTAGAAACTCGTTCAGCTGGCGGTATCGTATTAACTGGCTCAGCAGCGACTAAATCCACCCGTGCGAAAGTATTGGCAGTGGGTAAGGGTCGTATTTTGGAAAATGGCACCGTTCAACCTTTAGATGTAAAAGTGGGTGATACAGTCATTTTCAATGATGGTTATGGCGTGAAAAGTGAAAAAATTGATGGTGAAGAAATGTTAATCATTTCTGAAAACGATATTTTGGCTATTGTGGAATAA
- the ureA gene encoding urease subunit gamma yields MHLTSREQEKLMLFLAGELAAKRKARGVKLNYPESIAYIASHLQEAARDGMSVAEVMQYGATLLTVEDVMEGVAEMVHEVQIEATFPDGTKLVTVHNPIR; encoded by the coding sequence ATGCACTTAACTTCCAGAGAACAAGAAAAACTCATGCTTTTCCTCGCGGGCGAACTTGCAGCAAAACGCAAAGCACGTGGCGTTAAATTAAATTATCCAGAAAGTATTGCCTATATTGCGAGCCATTTACAAGAGGCGGCCAGAGATGGAATGAGTGTGGCGGAGGTAATGCAATATGGAGCAACCCTACTCACCGTTGAAGATGTGATGGAAGGCGTTGCTGAGATGGTACACGAAGTACAAATTGAAGCTACTTTCCCTGATGGCACGAAGCTTGTTACCGTGCATAATCCAATCAGATAA
- the ureB gene encoding urease subunit beta, whose translation MIPGEYQLAEGDILANVGRKTIKIEVTNSGDRPIQVGSHYHFFETNNALKFDRTLARGMRLNVPSGNAVRFEPGEVKSVELVAFGGSQTIYGLHNQIDSKL comes from the coding sequence ATGATCCCAGGCGAATACCAATTAGCCGAAGGCGATATTCTCGCTAATGTCGGCAGAAAAACCATAAAAATCGAAGTAACCAATTCAGGCGACCGTCCAATCCAAGTCGGTTCCCATTACCATTTCTTTGAAACCAATAATGCTCTTAAATTTGACCGCACTTTAGCGCGTGGAATGCGCTTAAATGTTCCATCTGGCAATGCAGTACGTTTTGAACCCGGTGAAGTGAAATCAGTCGAATTAGTCGCTTTTGGTGGTTCGCAAACTATTTACGGCTTACATAATCAAATTGATAGCAAATTATAA
- the ureC gene encoding urease subunit alpha, which produces MALTISRAQYVATYGPTVGDKVRLGDTNLWATIEQDLLTKGDECKFGGGKSVRDGMAQSGTATRDNPNVLDFVITNVMIIDAKLGIIKADIGIRDGRIVGIGQAGNPDTMDNVTPNMIIGASTEVHNGAHLIATAGGIDTHIHFICPQQAQHAIESGVTTLIGGGTGPADGTHATTCTPGAWYMERMFQAAEALPVNVGFFGKGNCSTLDPLREQIEAGALGLKIHEDWGATPAVIDSALTVADEMDVQVAIHTDTLNESGFLEDTMKAINGRVIHTFHTEGAGGGHAPDIINAAMYSNVLPASTNPTRPFTKNTIDEHLDMLMVCHHLDKRVPEDVAFADSRIRPETIAAEDILHDMGVFSIMSSDSQAMGRIGEVVIRTWQTADKMKMQRGELGNEGNDNFRIKRYIAKYTINPAIAHGIAEHIGSLEVGKIADIVLWKPMFFGVKPEVVIKKGFISYAKMGDPNASIPTPQPVFYRPMYGTQGLATAQTAVFFVSQAAEKADIRAKFGLHKETIAVKGCRSVGKKDLVHNNATPEITVDPERYEVRVDGELITCEPVDTVPLGQRYFMF; this is translated from the coding sequence ATGGCATTAACAATTTCAAGAGCTCAATATGTAGCAACTTATGGCCCAACCGTTGGCGATAAAGTCCGTTTAGGCGATACCAATTTATGGGCAACCATTGAACAAGATTTATTAACCAAAGGTGATGAGTGTAAATTTGGTGGCGGTAAAAGCGTGCGTGATGGCATGGCACAAAGCGGCACTGCAACTCGCGACAATCCGAATGTATTGGATTTTGTGATTACCAACGTGATGATCATTGATGCTAAATTAGGCATTATCAAAGCAGATATTGGTATTCGCGATGGTCGTATTGTCGGCATCGGACAAGCAGGTAATCCTGACACTATGGATAACGTCACGCCAAATATGATTATCGGTGCTAGCACGGAAGTACATAATGGCGCACATTTAATTGCGACTGCAGGCGGTATTGATACCCACATTCACTTTATTTGTCCGCAACAAGCACAACATGCGATTGAAAGCGGTGTTACCACGTTAATTGGTGGCGGAACAGGCCCTGCTGACGGCACACACGCGACAACTTGTACACCGGGCGCATGGTATATGGAACGTATGTTCCAAGCGGCAGAAGCTTTACCTGTTAACGTAGGATTTTTCGGTAAAGGAAACTGCTCAACTTTAGATCCGCTACGTGAACAAATTGAAGCGGGCGCATTAGGTTTAAAAATCCATGAAGACTGGGGTGCAACACCAGCAGTGATTGATTCTGCATTAACCGTCGCTGATGAAATGGATGTCCAAGTGGCTATTCACACCGATACGCTTAACGAAAGTGGCTTTTTAGAAGATACCATGAAAGCGATCAATGGGCGTGTTATTCACACGTTCCATACGGAAGGTGCGGGCGGTGGCCATGCGCCTGATATTATCAATGCGGCAATGTATTCCAATGTATTGCCTGCTTCAACTAACCCAACTCGTCCGTTTACGAAAAACACCATTGATGAACATTTGGATATGTTGATGGTTTGCCATCACTTAGATAAACGCGTGCCGGAAGACGTAGCTTTTGCCGATAGCCGTATCCGCCCTGAAACCATTGCAGCAGAAGATATTTTGCATGATATGGGCGTCTTCTCGATTATGAGTTCAGACTCTCAAGCGATGGGACGTATTGGCGAAGTGGTGATTCGCACATGGCAAACCGCAGATAAAATGAAAATGCAACGTGGTGAGTTAGGCAATGAAGGAAACGATAACTTCCGCATTAAACGCTACATTGCGAAATACACTATCAACCCAGCAATTGCACACGGTATTGCGGAGCATATTGGTTCGTTAGAAGTGGGTAAAATTGCGGATATCGTGTTATGGAAACCAATGTTCTTTGGCGTAAAACCAGAAGTAGTAATTAAAAAAGGTTTTATTAGCTATGCGAAAATGGGCGATCCAAATGCCTCTATTCCAACACCGCAACCTGTATTCTACCGTCCAATGTACGGTACACAAGGTTTAGCAACGGCACAAACTGCCGTATTCTTCGTTTCACAAGCGGCTGAAAAAGCGGATATTCGTGCAAAATTCGGTTTACACAAAGAAACCATTGCCGTGAAGGGCTGCCGCAGCGTGGGTAAAAAAGATCTCGTTCACAACAATGCTACGCCTGAAATTACAGTGGATCCAGAACGCTATGAAGTGCGTGTAGATGGGGAGCTTATCACTTGTGAACCCGTGGATACGGTGCCATTAGGACAACGATATTTTATGTTCTAA
- a CDS encoding glutathione S-transferase, with protein MKLWYSTTSPYVRKVLVTLKYQQLLDKTELIKIGSSFDASSPHNQANPLGRVPALERNCGNWLYGSLLICEYLDQKGKVEPKLIPESGKPRWAALALHNLADGIMENTVPMMAEKMLRPESEWWTARHQQLTERNRQSFARLEQDLKPFGTELNIGTLTAVAVIDWFLFRAEKIGLELAKEFPNLTAWAAEMNEKYEVLRETKPTL; from the coding sequence ATGAAACTTTGGTACTCTACTACCAGCCCGTATGTACGTAAAGTGCTGGTAACGTTGAAATATCAACAACTCTTAGACAAAACAGAACTGATTAAAATTGGTTCATCATTTGATGCAAGCTCTCCGCATAATCAGGCGAATCCTCTGGGTAGAGTGCCTGCGTTAGAACGTAATTGTGGTAATTGGCTTTATGGCAGTTTGCTCATTTGCGAATATCTCGACCAAAAAGGCAAGGTAGAGCCTAAACTCATTCCAGAAAGTGGCAAGCCACGTTGGGCAGCGTTAGCGTTGCATAATTTAGCCGATGGCATTATGGAAAACACCGTGCCGATGATGGCTGAAAAAATGCTTCGCCCTGAAAGTGAATGGTGGACAGCTCGCCATCAACAACTAACTGAACGCAATCGTCAAAGTTTTGCAAGACTTGAGCAAGACTTAAAACCATTTGGCACGGAATTAAACATTGGTACGTTAACGGCTGTTGCAGTCATTGATTGGTTCTTGTTTAGAGCAGAAAAAATTGGATTAGAGCTTGCAAAAGAATTTCCAAATTTAACCGCTTGGGCGGCAGAGATGAATGAAAAATATGAGGTTTTAAGAGAAACAAAGCCAACTTTGTAA
- the ureE gene encoding urease accessory protein UreE: MKILNPILPIMDTILGHLTSLQDEGKITHQTIERVALQWYESERNILRKTTNTGREVAFRLLKEGQRLKHDDVVFISDELVIAIEILPSEVIVLSPKTLPEMARACYEIGNKHSPLFLDGDEVTLPYDKPMFEWLQAAGFHPQKAERRLSQALRANSAQGHGHSHSHDHTHSYGSYHHHGDGNWHQH, from the coding sequence ATGAAAATCCTCAACCCCATTCTGCCTATTATGGATACCATTTTAGGTCATTTAACTAGCCTTCAAGATGAAGGCAAAATTACCCATCAAACCATTGAACGCGTGGCATTGCAGTGGTATGAAAGTGAGCGCAACATTCTGCGTAAAACGACGAATACGGGGCGCGAAGTTGCCTTTCGCTTACTCAAAGAGGGGCAACGCTTGAAACACGATGACGTGGTGTTTATCAGTGATGAATTAGTGATTGCGATTGAAATTTTACCGAGTGAAGTCATTGTGCTATCGCCGAAAACCTTGCCAGAAATGGCTCGCGCTTGTTATGAAATTGGCAATAAACATTCGCCACTCTTTTTAGATGGTGATGAAGTGACATTACCTTACGATAAGCCGATGTTTGAATGGCTGCAAGCCGCGGGATTTCATCCGCAAAAAGCAGAACGCCGTTTAAGCCAAGCGTTAAGAGCAAATTCTGCACAAGGGCACGGGCATTCGCACAGCCACGATCACACACATTCATATGGCAGTTATCATCATCACGGAGATGGAAATTGGCACCAGCATTAA
- a CDS encoding urease accessory protein UreF, whose translation MAPALNRSLADLGALLHLVDPTLPIGGFNHSNGLETFVQQGIVENKATLEEYVQTQLLQNWIYNDGAYLSLAFDAMCEGNFDRLCELDWQLSATKVARESREGSFKLGVRLLKIFIRYETHALLTAYQQAIAEKRVQGYFPIVFAMVAQAMGLSKADTLYAFYYNAAVGAITNGVKLIPLSQMDGQDILFDLRASLVQAVELSLEPDLDWLGAATLANDIRAMQHEVLYTRLYMS comes from the coding sequence TTGGCACCAGCATTAAACCGAAGCCTAGCAGATTTGGGTGCGTTGTTGCACTTGGTCGATCCCACCCTGCCGATTGGTGGATTTAATCACTCCAACGGCTTGGAAACCTTCGTCCAGCAAGGTATAGTGGAAAACAAAGCGACCCTCGAAGAATATGTGCAAACCCAGCTGTTGCAGAACTGGATTTACAACGACGGAGCGTATCTTTCCCTTGCATTCGATGCAATGTGTGAGGGGAATTTTGACCGCTTGTGCGAACTGGATTGGCAACTTTCCGCCACCAAAGTTGCACGCGAAAGTCGTGAAGGGAGTTTCAAACTCGGCGTACGATTGCTGAAAATTTTTATTCGCTACGAAACACATGCGTTGCTCACAGCTTACCAGCAAGCGATTGCGGAAAAACGCGTGCAGGGCTATTTCCCGATAGTGTTTGCAATGGTTGCCCAAGCCATGGGTTTAAGCAAAGCCGACACACTCTATGCGTTCTACTACAACGCAGCAGTTGGTGCAATCACTAACGGCGTAAAACTTATTCCGCTTAGTCAAATGGACGGGCAAGATATTTTGTTCGATTTACGAGCATCTCTTGTTCAAGCAGTGGAATTAAGTTTAGAACCCGATTTAGATTGGCTTGGTGCGGCAACGCTGGCGAATGATATACGAGCAATGCAACACGAAGTACTTTATACGCGACTTTATATGTCGTAA
- the ureG gene encoding urease accessory protein UreG, whose amino-acid sequence MRNYIKIGVAGPVGAGKTALIEKLTREMASEYSVAVITNDIYTQEDAEFLTKNSLLPPERIMGVETGGCPHTAIREDASMNLEAVDEMVARFPDVEIVFIESGGDNLSATFSPDLADVTIFVIDVAQGEKIPRKGGPGITRSDLLVINKTDLAPFVGADLSVMESDARRMRNGQPFIFTNLMKKENLDGVIGWIEKYALLKNIEEPKALVR is encoded by the coding sequence ATGCGTAACTACATTAAAATTGGCGTGGCAGGCCCTGTTGGTGCGGGCAAAACAGCCTTAATTGAAAAACTCACTCGCGAAATGGCGAGTGAATATAGCGTGGCAGTGATTACTAACGATATTTACACCCAAGAAGATGCGGAATTTTTAACTAAAAATAGTTTACTTCCGCCAGAGCGAATTATGGGTGTTGAAACGGGCGGTTGCCCACATACTGCAATTCGTGAAGATGCGTCAATGAACTTAGAAGCAGTCGATGAAATGGTTGCACGCTTCCCTGATGTAGAAATCGTCTTTATCGAATCGGGTGGTGATAACTTATCTGCCACCTTTAGCCCTGATTTAGCAGATGTGACTATTTTCGTGATTGACGTCGCACAAGGCGAAAAAATCCCGCGTAAAGGTGGTCCTGGCATCACCCGTTCTGATTTATTAGTGATTAACAAAACTGACCTAGCGCCATTCGTTGGGGCTGATTTAAGCGTTATGGAAAGCGATGCACGCCGTATGCGTAACGGTCAACCGTTTATTTTTACCAATTTAATGAAAAAAGAAAATCTCGATGGCGTGATTGGCTGGATTGAAAAATATGCTTTATTGAAAAATATAGAAGAACCTAAAGCCTTAGTGAGATAA
- a CDS encoding urease accessory protein UreD, whose protein sequence is MNSTLKLSTKLSPSGKTQLAEYFATPPFKVITLPAYADSWENGLSAMQMSSSPGLLAGDRVDIQITLEKSTALSLNTQAFTRVQAMNEGDFAEQNTLIQLAEKSRLFYLPHPLVLHKNSALKQKTLINVQPESTLIYGEIVAIGRVANDERFEFRQFSSHLKVQLVQENGKVKPLMLDCIQWLPAKMNLTALSQMEGFSHQGSLVYINLQKTSAEIKKIAQQLQQQETDKSLLLGISQLNEGGVIVRVLGHRAEQIQNLFEKIGEQLKAA, encoded by the coding sequence ATGAACAGTACGCTCAAACTCTCAACTAAACTTTCTCCAAGCGGTAAAACTCAGCTTGCGGAATATTTTGCCACCCCACCTTTCAAAGTGATTACGTTACCTGCTTATGCTGATTCTTGGGAAAATGGACTTAGTGCAATGCAAATGTCTTCTTCGCCAGGATTATTGGCAGGGGATCGAGTTGATATTCAAATAACGCTCGAAAAATCTACCGCACTTTCTTTAAATACGCAGGCATTTACTCGAGTTCAGGCAATGAATGAGGGGGATTTTGCCGAGCAAAATACATTGATTCAACTTGCTGAGAAAAGTCGTTTATTTTACTTACCTCATCCATTGGTTTTGCACAAGAATTCTGCTCTTAAGCAAAAAACGTTAATCAATGTGCAACCTGAGAGTACGCTCATTTATGGTGAAATTGTGGCTATTGGCCGAGTGGCAAATGATGAACGTTTTGAATTTCGCCAATTTTCTTCTCATTTAAAAGTTCAGCTTGTGCAAGAAAATGGGAAAGTTAAACCGCTGATGTTGGATTGTATTCAGTGGTTGCCGGCTAAAATGAATTTAACCGCTTTAAGCCAAATGGAAGGTTTTTCACATCAGGGATCATTGGTTTACATTAACTTACAAAAAACATCTGCAGAAATTAAGAAGATAGCGCAACAGCTTCAACAGCAAGAAACAGATAAATCCTTACTTCTTGGTATATCTCAGTTGAATGAAGGTGGGGTGATTGTGCGAGTGTTAGGGCATAGAGCAGAGCAAATTCAGAACCTGTTTGAGAAAATTGGTGAGCAGTTAAAAGCTGCGTAA
- the aspA gene encoding aspartate ammonia-lyase translates to MTQFRKEVDLLGERDVPADAYWGIHTLRAVENFNISNVTISDVPEFVRGMVMVKKATALANGELGAIPSDIAKAIVAACDEILTTGKCLDQFPSDVYQGGAGTSVNMNTNEVVANLALEKIAHKKGEYNVINPMDHVNASQSTNDAYPTGFRIAVYNSILKLIDKIQYLHDGFDNKAKEFANILKMGRTQLQDAVPMTVGQEFKAFAVLLEEEVRNLKRTADLLLEVNLGATAIGTGLNTPQGYTELVVKHLAEVTGLACVPAENLIEATSDCGAYVMVHGALKRTAVKLSKVCNDLRLLSSGPRAGIKEINLPELQAGSSIMPAKVNPVVPEVVNQVCFKVIGNDTTVTFASEAGQLQLNVMEPVIGQAMFESIDILTNACVNLRDKCVDGITVNKEICENYVFNSIGIVTYLNPFIGHHNGDLVGKICAQTGKGVREVVLEKGLLTEEQLDDILSVENLMNPTYKAKLNK, encoded by the coding sequence ATGACTCAATTTAGAAAAGAAGTAGATTTACTCGGTGAACGTGATGTACCAGCAGATGCATACTGGGGTATTCATACATTAAGAGCGGTAGAAAATTTCAATATTTCTAACGTAACTATTTCTGACGTACCAGAATTTGTACGTGGCATGGTGATGGTGAAAAAAGCAACGGCTTTAGCCAATGGTGAATTAGGTGCAATTCCAAGTGATATTGCAAAAGCGATTGTAGCAGCTTGTGATGAAATCCTTACCACTGGAAAATGCTTAGATCAATTCCCATCAGATGTATATCAAGGTGGTGCAGGTACGTCTGTCAATATGAATACCAATGAAGTGGTTGCTAACCTTGCCCTTGAAAAAATTGCCCATAAAAAAGGCGAATATAACGTGATTAACCCAATGGATCACGTTAATGCAAGCCAATCAACCAACGATGCGTATCCTACTGGTTTCCGTATTGCGGTGTATAACAGCATCTTAAAATTGATCGATAAAATTCAATATTTACACGACGGTTTTGATAATAAAGCAAAAGAGTTTGCGAATATTTTAAAAATGGGTCGTACCCAATTACAAGATGCGGTGCCAATGACTGTTGGTCAAGAATTCAAAGCTTTCGCCGTATTACTTGAAGAAGAAGTTCGTAACTTAAAACGTACTGCAGATTTACTCCTTGAAGTAAACCTTGGTGCGACTGCAATCGGTACTGGTTTAAATACTCCACAAGGTTATACAGAATTAGTTGTAAAACATCTTGCTGAAGTAACAGGATTAGCTTGCGTACCAGCAGAAAACTTAATTGAAGCAACATCTGACTGTGGTGCTTATGTCATGGTTCACGGTGCATTAAAACGTACAGCAGTAAAACTTTCTAAAGTATGTAATGACTTGCGTTTACTTTCTTCTGGTCCACGTGCTGGTATTAAAGAAATTAACTTACCTGAATTACAAGCTGGCTCTTCTATCATGCCTGCAAAAGTAAACCCAGTTGTTCCAGAAGTGGTGAACCAAGTATGCTTTAAAGTAATTGGTAACGATACCACTGTGACTTTCGCATCTGAAGCAGGTCAATTACAATTAAACGTAATGGAACCAGTGATTGGTCAAGCAATGTTCGAATCTATCGACATTTTAACGAATGCTTGTGTGAACTTACGCGATAAATGCGTGGATGGCATCACTGTAAACAAAGAAATTTGTGAAAACTACGTGTTTAATTCAATCGGTATCGTGACTTACTTGAATCCATTTATCGGTCACCACAACGGCGACTTAGTGGGTAAAATCTGTGCTCAAACAGGTAAAGGCGTACGTGAAGTGGTATTAGAAAAAGGTTTATTAACAGAAGAACAATTAGATGACATTCTTTCTGTAGAAAACTTAATGAACCCAACTTACAAAGCGAAATTAAATAAATAA
- a CDS encoding IS3 family transposase: MIQRLRTRYPLKWLLGFAQLARSTFFAKLQIKPDKDELLKKTIQHIKANHPDYGYRRVHASLPGVNHKKVQRLMQTLGLQVRSRKSKKFTTYRGTIGVIAPNHIERNFSATAPKQKWVTDITEFKAKDGSKVYLSPILELFNNEIVSYNLSYSPNWAQVEDMLMQAVKGLNKACGVILHSDQGWQYQMVAYRRILAEYGIIQSMSRKGNCLDNAAMESFFGRLKTECFYGREFKTKEEIVDAVINYLDYYNHRRIQLKLKGLSPIQYRKQSFK; the protein is encoded by the coding sequence ATTATCCAAAGGTTAAGAACACGCTATCCGTTAAAATGGCTTTTAGGCTTTGCACAGTTAGCGCGTAGTACGTTTTTTGCGAAACTTCAGATTAAACCGGATAAGGATGAGTTGTTGAAAAAGACCATTCAACACATCAAAGCCAATCATCCTGATTATGGCTACCGACGTGTTCATGCCAGCTTGCCAGGCGTGAATCATAAAAAAGTTCAACGTTTAATGCAGACACTTGGGCTTCAAGTGCGGTCAAGAAAAAGCAAGAAATTTACGACCTATCGTGGCACGATAGGGGTGATTGCCCCAAATCATATTGAACGTAATTTTAGCGCAACAGCCCCGAAACAAAAATGGGTGACCGATATCACCGAGTTTAAGGCGAAAGATGGGAGTAAAGTCTATTTATCTCCAATTTTAGAGTTATTTAACAATGAGATAGTCTCCTATAATCTCAGCTATTCCCCAAACTGGGCGCAAGTAGAGGACATGTTAATGCAAGCCGTCAAAGGATTAAATAAAGCTTGTGGTGTCATTTTACATTCAGACCAAGGTTGGCAATATCAAATGGTAGCTTATCGTCGAATCTTGGCTGAATATGGCATTATTCAAAGTATGTCGAGAAAAGGGAATTGCTTGGACAATGCCGCGATGGAAAGTTTCTTTGGGCGATTAAAAACGGAATGTTTTTATGGTCGAGAATTTAAAACAAAAGAAGAGATAGTTGATGCTGTCATAAATTATTTGGATTACTATAATCATCGACGGATTCAACTAAAATTAAAAGGACTGAGTCCGATACAATATCGAAAACAATCCTTTAAATAA
- a CDS encoding helix-turn-helix domain-containing protein, which translates to MGKHYAIEFKLQVLQPILNGKMSIREAARFYNIPSNALVGTWLKRFEKSGIKGLIPRKPSGRPPMKPKYARMPPPPKTEEDRLRLRILQLEAEVAYLKELRRLRLQDEAEQQKLSKG; encoded by the coding sequence ATGGGTAAACACTACGCAATCGAATTTAAATTACAGGTTCTTCAACCTATTTTGAATGGGAAAATGAGTATTAGAGAAGCCGCGCGTTTTTACAATATTCCTTCCAACGCCCTAGTCGGGACATGGTTGAAACGGTTTGAAAAAAGTGGCATAAAAGGACTGATTCCCCGTAAACCATCAGGAAGACCGCCAATGAAACCTAAATACGCCAGAATGCCACCGCCCCCCAAAACTGAAGAAGACCGTTTACGCCTGAGAATTTTACAGCTTGAAGCGGAGGTGGCCTACCTAAAGGAGTTGAGAAGGCTCAGACTTCAGGACGAAGCCGAGCAACAGAAATTATCCAAAGGTTAA